The nucleotide sequence GCTCCCCCAAAAAAGAAAACCGCCCGCACCGTTTCCGATGCGAGCGGTCCTTCACTCCGTCTCCCCACTCAGCCTGCTTACCGCATATTGTAGAAGGCCTTCATGCCAGGATACTTCGCGGACTCCATCAACTCGTCTTCGATGCGAAGCAACTGGTTGTACTTGGCAATACGGTCGCTGCGGCTGGCCGAACCGGTCTTGATCTGGCCGGCGTTCGTGGCCACCGCGATGTCCGCGATCGTCGAGTCTTCCGTCTCGCCGCTACGGTGCGAGATCACTGCCGTGTAGCCCGCCAGCTTCGCCATCTCGATGGCGTCCAGCGTCTCCGTGATCGTACCGATCTGGTTCACCTTCACCAGGATCGAGTTCGCACAGCCCGTGTCGATGCCCTTGGCCAGGAACTTCGTGTTCGTCACGAACACATCGTCGCCCACCAACTGGACCTTCTTGCCAAGGCGATCGGTCATCAGCTTCCAGCCATCCCAGTCGCCTTCGTCGCAGCCGTCTTCGATCGAGACGATCGGATACGCGCTGATCAGCTTCTCGTACAGGTCCACCATCTCCTCGCTCGTCTTCTCTTCCTTCGTCGACTTCTTGAAGACGTACTTCTTCTTCGACTTGTCGTAGAATTCGGAAGAAGCGACATCGAGCGCGATGCGGATATCGGCGCCGGGCTTGTAGCCCGCCTTCTCGATCGCCGACACGATCGTGTCCAGCGTCTCCTCGACCGTCGACAGGTTCGGGGCGAAGCCGCCCTCGTCGCCGACGCTCGTGTTCAGGCCCTTGGCCTTCAGCACCGACTTCAGCGCGTGGAACGTCTCAGCGCCCATGCGCAGCGCCTCGCGGAACGTCGGGGCGCCGACCGGCATAATCATGAATTCCTGGAAGTCCACCGTGTTGTCCGCGTGGGCACCACCATTCAGGATGTTCATCATCGGAACCGGCAACGTCTTCGCATTCACGCCGCCGATGTACTGGTACAGCGGAAGGCCGACAGCCTCCGCCGCTGCGCGTGCCACGGCCATCGAAACGCCGAGGATGGCGTTCGCGCCCAGCTCGCTCTTCGTCTCTGTGCCGTCGAGGGCCAGCATCGTCTGGTCCACCTCGACCTGCTCGGTCGCGTCGAGTCCAAGGACTTCCGGCGCAATCCGCTCGTTCACATTGTTGACAGCCTTCAGGACGCCCTTGCCCAGGTAACGGCCCTTGTCGCCGTCGCGCAACTCGAGGGCTTCATTCTCCCCCGTCGAAGCGCCGCTCGGCACCATTGCGCGGCCCAAAGCGCCACTCTCCAGCAGGACCTCAACCTCCACCGTCGGGTTGCCGCGGGAATCCAGAACCTCCCGAGCCAGAACGGACTCAATCATTGTCATCGGAGTACTCCTCTCGTGATGAAACCTTATTAAATTGTGAAAAGTTTGCGAAATTCTGGCGCATCTCGCGCCACTTAGCCCAGGCCTTCTGCAAAACCCGTGACACTTCCAGCACCCTGCCCCGGCCGGGTCAATCGGAACTCCTCAGAGCTCCGCCCCAGAAAAAACGGGCCGGTCGGACCCGATTCACGGATCCAACCAGCCCGAGTAGTCTATCAGCCATCAGTCACTGGCCACTTGCCACTTTCTCAGTACTTCGCAGCCATGTCCTCGATGGTCATGGGCGCGTAGTCGCCGCCGTGACCGGCCTGGCCGAAGTCGTTGATCTTGCCCTTGATGAGCTCGTAAAGGGACTCGCGGGCGGGCTTCAGCCAATCGCGCGGGTCGAACTTGTCCGGCGTCTCCATGAACACCTTGCGGACCGCGGCGGTCATCGCCAGGCGGCCGTCCGTGTCCACGTTGATCTTGCGCACGCCGCGCTTGATGCCGAACTGGATGTCCGTCATCGGGATGCCCATGGCGGCCTTCATCTTGCCACCGTACTTGTTGATCGCGGCGATCAGTTCCTGCGGAACCGAGGAACTGCCGTGCATGACCAGCGGGTAGCTCGGATAGCCGGCGGCCTCGAGGTTCTTCTCGATCTGCTCGATGCGGTCCAGCGCCAGGCGCGGGGGAAGAGCATTGCCGTCCTTGTCGTAGCGCATCGTCTTGTAAGCGCCGTGGCTCGTGCCGATCGCGACCGCGAGGCAGTCGATGCCCGTCTTCTGGACAAATTCGACGGCCTGGTTCGGATCCGTCAGGTGAGACTCATCTTCGATATCGATGCCTGCGCCGTGGCCGTCTTCGATGCCGCCCAGGCAACCAAGCTCGCCCTCGACCGTCACGCCGTGCTTGTGAGCCATCTCGACCACTTCCGCGGTCGTTTCGACATTATATTCATAGGATGCCACGGACTTGCCGTCTGGCATCAGCGAACCGTCCATCATCACGGACGTGAAACCCAGTTCGATCGCCTGCTTGCAGGTCTCGGGAGAGTTGCCGTGGTCCAGGTGAAGGGCAACCTTGACGTCCGGGTGCCGGATCACGGCGCCTTCCATCAGCTTCTTCAGATAGATCATGTCGGCGTACTTCAGAGCACCGCGGCTGGCCTGAAGGATCACCGGCGCGTTCAGCTCTTCAGCCGCGCGCATGATCGCCTGGATCTGCTCCATGTTGTTCACGTTGAATGCCCCGACGCCATAGCCTCCCTTGGCGGCCTCGTCGAGAATCTGCTTCATCGGTACCATCGGCATGGCCCATCATCCTTTCGCCGGGGAATCCGGCTTACTGAGTTTGCGGCAGTCGAAAGCCTCTCCCCCGCCTGCCGAGCGGCAAGACGGTTGATCTGCACCCCCCCATGGTCAAGGCAAACCCCGCGGAATGACCCAGTTAGAGCGATTGGACCGCTCCAGAATCCAGCAAACACGGCGGCTTAACCGCTTTCTCTTCTGCTTGCCATCAAGATCGCTTCGGACAAAGATTCGGAGCCATGGACACACCGGAACAAGTTCCCAAGATGATCGATTCAAGACCACCCATCTGTATAACCATATTGCAGATGTCTGGAGAACCCTTGTCGCTCGTCCTCGACCAGGATGAGGTCACCATCGGCCGCTCCCTGTCTTGCGACGTTCCATTCGACCCCGCCAACCACCCGCACATTTCTCGCATCCACGGCAAGCTCGTCCGCGGGGACGATGGCCGCTGGATGTACGAAGATGCCGGCAGCAAGCATGGCTCCTATATCAACGGCAACCTGGTCCACGAACCGGCGCAACTCGACCGCGGGGATAAGATCTCCCTCGGCTCGCCCAACTCCTGCGTCGTCATTACCTGGCCGACCCCGCGTGTCACCGGCAGCGAAGCCACCTACCTGAAGTTTCATAAGAAAGAATCCACCCACTTCCCGCTCGCCTTCTCCGAGCCCTTCCTCGGAACCTACAGGCGATACAAGAAGATCGGCGCGGGCGGGTACGGCGAAGTCTGGCGCGCCTCCCCCATCGACGAGGAGAAGGATGCCGTAGCGGTAAAACTGCTACACCCCGATCTTCTCACGCTCGGGAATCTGGAAATTGAAGAACGCCTGAAGCTCATCCGTCGCTTCCGCCGCGAGGCGAAGTTGATGCACCTTCTCAGCGAAGCGGATATTCCAGGCGTTGTGAAGGTTTACGATTGGGGCGACGATCCCGACCGCGATTATCTCTTTCTCGTAATGGACTATATTGACGGCGGATCGCTCGAACGTTTTATATTTCGCAATCAGATGATTGAGCCTCAGCCCGCGCTGAAGTACTTATATCAAATCGCGCGTACGCTGCAATACGCCCACGAATTCAAATGGACCGACGACGACGGCACAGAACGCCACGGAATTATACATCGCGACATCAAGCCGGCGAATATATTAATTGATGAACACAAAGACGAAACGTGGATTGTAGATTTCGGAATTGCCGCAATTGAAGAAGGCGGCGAACGACTGACGGCGACTAATACGGCATTGGGGAGTATTCGTTTTCTTCCGCCGGAAGCCCTGTTCTCCAGTTCTACTTCCGGTGCGGTTGACCTGTGGGCATTTGCCGTCACGGCGTATGTCTTGTTATCGAGAGGACACTTTCCATACTCCGGATCAAAGATTACAGAACTCTATCAAAACATGCGCGAGGGCAAAATCACACCGCTCACATACTACCGTTTTGATATAGAGAAATCCTTCTGCGATGCCCTGCACTCGGCGCTCGATCCTAATCCTGAATCGCGCATTCAGACCGCCGCCGAATGGGTCGATCTCCTCGATTCAATGGCAGGGGCAGACTTCGAGACGATCTGATTGTTTCGGGAAGCGCGCTAGCGCGTAAATGAAAAGACAATTTCCGTGTCGACGCGGTCTTTGCGGATACTATCCGGCAGGGGCGAGAACCGCTTGGCCGACTTCAAGGCCTTCAGCGCAAGGGCGTCCAAGTTCGCATTCCCGGAACTCTTCCGCACCTTGATGTTCGTCAACTCGCCGGATCGCAGGATTGTAAACTGAACGATCGCTGTGGCATCCCGGCGCTGCTCCGGCGGGACAACGAAATACCGCCCGACATGCGCCAACGCGCCCTTCGCGTAGCTGTCCGGAAGCCCCGCGCCTCGCAACGTCGCTTGCCCGACTGTCGTTTCATCGGGGTCCGCGTCCTTGGTTGGTTTGGCTGTTGGCTTCGGCTCAGACTTCTGCTGGGTCGTGCTCTTCGTGCCCTTCTCGATGTTCCACTTGTCGTACAACTTCTGGAAATCCTCGCGCGAGAGTTCCTCTTCCCTCTTGGGCTCCGGCGTCTTCGCGGGAGTCGGCCTCGGAGTCTTTCGTGGGGTCGGCTCAGGCCTCGGAGTCCTCTTCGGCGTCGGCTTCGGCGTTTTCTTCGGAGTCGGGCGCGGTGTGGGCTGGGGAGTTGCCTTGGGGGTCTCCTTAGGCACTTCGATCTTCTTCTCCGGTTGAGGCTTGGGTGGCTCCGGCTTTGGCGTGGCTCTCGGAGTCGGCTTTGGCTTCGGAGGGTCGGCCCGCTTTGGTTCAGGTTTGGGAGCGGGGGGATCCTTCAGGAGCGCGACCTCCACGGGCTTCGAGTCGGGGCTTCCAAGGAGAGACTTCGGCTTGTTGTGGATCGCAAAGAAGGCAATCGCCACAATGATGATTGTGTGGAGAAGCAGCGTTCCCGCCAAGCCAAACAACTTGTCGCCAAAGCCCATGATTCGTCAGTCCAAAGGATCTGTGACGATTCCGATGTTTCCCACAGAACCGTTCTGGAGTGCCGCTACAACGCGGGTCATCTGCTCCCAATCGACGCCGCGATCAGCCTCGATCGCAACCGGGCGGTCTGGATCATCGGTACGGAGCCGCTCAATGTCGCCTACGAGGTCGTCAAGCGATGAAACTTGTCCGTTCACCCGGATGTCCGGCCCCAGCGCTCCCTGGGTTATCGAAAGCGTAATCGGCTGGTTTTGTTTGAGTTGGGGAGCTTTTTCTACCTTAGGTAGTTCCAACTCCACACCGTACTTCAGCGCGGGAGCCACGATCATGAACGCGATCAGCAGCACGAACACAATATCCAGCAGGGACGTAATATTGATGTTTGCCTGTGGCTTCGAGACCACGCGATGACGTCTCATTGGTTACTCCCTCTGAAGGAAGTGTTTCTGGAAGACGTTGGTCAGCTCGTGGGCAAAAGAGTCCATTTGGCTGGCCAAGTGAGCGATGCTCGATGACAAGTAATTGTACATGGCAGCAGACGGAATCGCGACCACCAGGCCGAATACCGTCGTGATCAGCGCCGTCGAAATTCCCGGAGCCAGAGTCGCCAGTGCTGCGTTTCCCTCGCGGCCTAGAGCCTGGAAGGACCCCAGGACGCCCCACACAGTTCCGAACAACCCAATGAAAGGAGCCAGTGATGATGCCGTCGCCAGAGTGACCAGACGGTCCTCGAGCCGGCGCATCTCCGCTGCAATCGTCCGCTCCAGCGCGCTCTCCACGCTGGTCTTCCCCAGTTGGATTCGGTGCTCGAGAGACAAGCCGGCCGAGATCGTGTTCTTGGTCTCGACCTCATACTCATAGTAGGATTCGCGCAAGAGAGCCGCCAGCGGGCTGTGTTTGTACTCCTGGGCAAGGCGGTAAATCTCCTGGAGAGACTTGTGGCCCTCCATACATTCGGAGATGAATTCCTCCGATTCCAGCTTGGCGATTCGGATCTGCCGGAACTTGGAGAAGATGTAGTAGCCGCTCCACAGGGACAGAATGAAGAGGATCAGCAGGCAGCCCATTCCGATCAGGTCGCTCTCTGCGATGGCTTCGCCGAGATTGACGCCGATTTCGAAACGGGCGAGGAGCAGGGACGGGACGATTACGGACACAGCGGTTGCCCTCGCGTTGAGCGATAAGTCGCGGGGCGCCCAAGTCCTGAGAGATCAGTCGTCTATGCGAACTTCTAGAATGTCCAGGATGCGATCCAGGTCGTCGAGGTTCTCATAGCGGATCGTGATCGACCCGCTCTTGGCAGACGTCTGACGGAGGTGGACTTTGCACCCCAATCGCACGAGTAATTTCTCCTGAAGCTGAAGAACGTCAAGACTTTGCTGTTCGCCGTCGGAAGATTTCTTCCCTTGTCCGCCCCCAGTTGCCACGCCTTTCAACAGGCGTTTAGCACGGCTCTCGGCCTCACGAACGGACAGCCCTTTGGCATTGATGTCCTTCCTCAACTGCTCCTGCTGGGTTGGATGGGCAAGCATCAGGATCGCCCGAGCATGCCCCGCCGTGATGGCCCCCGTGTGGAGATCTTGAAGGCAGGGCTCCGGTAACTTCAGCAATCTCAATGAGTTGGCGATTGCTACGCGCGACTTGCCGACTCTCTTGGACGTCTCTTCCTGCGTGTAACCAAAGGAGTTTGCCAGGGATTGGTAGGCGAGCGCCTCTTCAACCGGATTCAGATCGTCGCGATGGACATTCTCAATGATGGCCAATTCCAGCTTCTTCGATTCGTCAGCCTGAACGAGGCGGGCCGGAACTTGTTCGAGGCCTGCGAGCTCCGCCGCCCGCAGCCGTCTCTCCCCCGCCAGGAGGGTGTACTTCG is from bacterium and encodes:
- the eno gene encoding phosphopyruvate hydratase, with the protein product MTMIESVLAREVLDSRGNPTVEVEVLLESGALGRAMVPSGASTGENEALELRDGDKGRYLGKGVLKAVNNVNERIAPEVLGLDATEQVEVDQTMLALDGTETKSELGANAILGVSMAVARAAAEAVGLPLYQYIGGVNAKTLPVPMMNILNGGAHADNTVDFQEFMIMPVGAPTFREALRMGAETFHALKSVLKAKGLNTSVGDEGGFAPNLSTVEETLDTIVSAIEKAGYKPGADIRIALDVASSEFYDKSKKKYVFKKSTKEEKTSEEMVDLYEKLISAYPIVSIEDGCDEGDWDGWKLMTDRLGKKVQLVGDDVFVTNTKFLAKGIDTGCANSILVKVNQIGTITETLDAIEMAKLAGYTAVISHRSGETEDSTIADIAVATNAGQIKTGSASRSDRIAKYNQLLRIEDELMESAKYPGMKAFYNMR
- a CDS encoding ketose-bisphosphate aldolase, whose protein sequence is MPMVPMKQILDEAAKGGYGVGAFNVNNMEQIQAIMRAAEELNAPVILQASRGALKYADMIYLKKLMEGAVIRHPDVKVALHLDHGNSPETCKQAIELGFTSVMMDGSLMPDGKSVASYEYNVETTAEVVEMAHKHGVTVEGELGCLGGIEDGHGAGIDIEDESHLTDPNQAVEFVQKTGIDCLAVAIGTSHGAYKTMRYDKDGNALPPRLALDRIEQIEKNLEAAGYPSYPLVMHGSSSVPQELIAAINKYGGKMKAAMGIPMTDIQFGIKRGVRKINVDTDGRLAMTAAVRKVFMETPDKFDPRDWLKPARESLYELIKGKINDFGQAGHGGDYAPMTIEDMAAKY
- a CDS encoding protein kinase, encoding MSLVLDQDEVTIGRSLSCDVPFDPANHPHISRIHGKLVRGDDGRWMYEDAGSKHGSYINGNLVHEPAQLDRGDKISLGSPNSCVVITWPTPRVTGSEATYLKFHKKESTHFPLAFSEPFLGTYRRYKKIGAGGYGEVWRASPIDEEKDAVAVKLLHPDLLTLGNLEIEERLKLIRRFRREAKLMHLLSEADIPGVVKVYDWGDDPDRDYLFLVMDYIDGGSLERFIFRNQMIEPQPALKYLYQIARTLQYAHEFKWTDDDGTERHGIIHRDIKPANILIDEHKDETWIVDFGIAAIEEGGERLTATNTALGSIRFLPPEALFSSSTSGAVDLWAFAVTAYVLLSRGHFPYSGSKITELYQNMREGKITPLTYYRFDIEKSFCDALHSALDPNPESRIQTAAEWVDLLDSMAGADFETI
- a CDS encoding TonB family protein, which gives rise to MGFGDKLFGLAGTLLLHTIIIVAIAFFAIHNKPKSLLGSPDSKPVEVALLKDPPAPKPEPKRADPPKPKPTPRATPKPEPPKPQPEKKIEVPKETPKATPQPTPRPTPKKTPKPTPKRTPRPEPTPRKTPRPTPAKTPEPKREEELSREDFQKLYDKWNIEKGTKSTTQQKSEPKPTAKPTKDADPDETTVGQATLRGAGLPDSYAKGALAHVGRYFVVPPEQRRDATAIVQFTILRSGELTNIKVRKSSGNANLDALALKALKSAKRFSPLPDSIRKDRVDTEIVFSFTR
- a CDS encoding biopolymer transporter ExbD; amino-acid sequence: MRRHRVVSKPQANINITSLLDIVFVLLIAFMIVAPALKYGVELELPKVEKAPQLKQNQPITLSITQGALGPDIRVNGQVSSLDDLVGDIERLRTDDPDRPVAIEADRGVDWEQMTRVVAALQNGSVGNIGIVTDPLD
- a CDS encoding MotA/TolQ/ExbB proton channel family protein; the protein is MSVIVPSLLLARFEIGVNLGEAIAESDLIGMGCLLILFILSLWSGYYIFSKFRQIRIAKLESEEFISECMEGHKSLQEIYRLAQEYKHSPLAALLRESYYEYEVETKNTISAGLSLEHRIQLGKTSVESALERTIAAEMRRLEDRLVTLATASSLAPFIGLFGTVWGVLGSFQALGREGNAALATLAPGISTALITTVFGLVVAIPSAAMYNYLSSSIAHLASQMDSFAHELTNVFQKHFLQRE
- a CDS encoding ParB/RepB/Spo0J family partition protein, with the protein product MSSRRKQALGKGLGALLGSARHTEAPELMESLASAEDTEPTEKAGGESLLMLNPSDIVPNPRQPRKNFDQEKLQELADSIHHHGILQPVLVILGDEDSKYTLLAGERRLRAAELAGLEQVPARLVQADESKKLELAIIENVHRDDLNPVEEALAYQSLANSFGYTQEETSKRVGKSRVAIANSLRLLKLPEPCLQDLHTGAITAGHARAILMLAHPTQQEQLRKDINAKGLSVREAESRAKRLLKGVATGGGQGKKSSDGEQQSLDVLQLQEKLLVRLGCKVHLRQTSAKSGSITIRYENLDDLDRILDILEVRIDD